Within Acanthochromis polyacanthus isolate Apoly-LR-REF ecotype Palm Island chromosome 3, KAUST_Apoly_ChrSc, whole genome shotgun sequence, the genomic segment ccatgaattttaaaattttcatgGCTTTTTTGGGGGATTTGTTAAGTATTCTGGCTGTGACTGGACTGAAAAAAACTACACTTGTAGACCTAAGTGTGcttcttaatgcagtatttcacagaTGCATGGGATGTCCCaatacttttttccaccaatCTATAGCGAAGGCTACTATGAAAAATGTAAGATCAGACTGTTACTTGCTTTGAAGCAACTGTGTTTACCTGCTGAGAATAAAAtatacggatacggcactttccatttgccagacagatacggaccggTATGCGAGTCtcacgagtcaagaagctgctaaccactgcaaactgttgaaaggtaagcaaaggttaaggttagtgttagggtcaggtttagggtccgtacctgtagtaccgatgctatgggtccgtaccgctagcgtctaccgggagtcacgtgaccagatctcgcgtatctgattggcaaatggcaagtgccgtatccgtagtccacaggctacgggtacgggtccatatctctagcaacaacctaacAAAAAAGCTGTCAACATTCCTCTTAGATGTCATCAGAAATTTCAGTCTGGAGAGAGACTGAACAACTGTCAGCTGTGTGAGAAAACATTCACAACAACCTCTGAACTAAAGCATCATCAGAAAGTTTTCATGGTAGAGATGTGATATactgcaaaaattacagtattcaTTTGTTACTTATTGACCCTATAGGCTTGCCGTATCTTGAATACGCTGCGCATGCTTGGTAAGGTGCTTACATCTCCTCATGTGCTGACTGTGATGAATGATGTCTCCTTAGCTTGCCAGTAAAGTTGTTAAATGTGTGCAACCACCTCGTTATTGGAAATACACCACAAGAGACCATACTGCTGCTACAAGTGTGGGAAAGCGTTTTTACTGTGGCATGTCTATAGAAACCACCAATGAAGCCATGGTTGACAAGAACCAAACAGTTTGACGATTGTGaggaaaaactttaaaacatcacaaaactaAACCCACCGAGCATTTTTCGGTCTAAAAGATGTCTAAATGACGTCTAAATGTTCCTTAGACGTCTAGTGTAAAATCGGTCTATCAGAGGTCTAAAAGTGAACGTTTTTTAGACGTCTAAATTTTAGACGTTTATCCGACGTTCATGCTTATACTGAATATAAACCTAGGTATATACTTAGACGTTTATTAGACGTCTATTAGCGGTCTAGTCTAAATTTAGACGTctaaaaaactttcatttttagacCTCTTGCAGACCAATTTTAGGCATAAATCCTAAATTTAGACGtttaaaaaactttcatttttagacCTCTGGTATACCCATTTTAGACTAGGTCTAACAGACGTTTAATAGACGTCTATTAGACctataaaaaaaagtcagtggttTCCTATCAATACTGTAATACACTGACAATCATTAATGCATACTTTTCCCAAAATTCTAATAAATAAGAATTTgtcaatttataaaaaatattcacaataaaaattTAACTAGCAAAAAAATGTACTGTAGACCAAAATctctcacaaaaacaaaaaaaaaagtctaaatgagAAATTACCTGCAATTCTTACCTTGATGTACTCCAAGGATGTCCCGACTATTTCGCCAATGCGTCTCTTTCTGGACCTTTCACAGTACATTTTTAATCTAATGTCATGctttttcataatttaacaCTAATCTACATTTGTCATCAGTAGACTGGAATTGCAGTTACAGTACATTATTCATTCAGAATACAACCATTACAATCATGGACTtggcattatttttctttaatgttacACAAATAGAACATAAATTTAAACCTTGAACttggaaaaattaaaacaatgcaaaataaactgaacaaaatattagacaatataagagtggaaaaaatgtaaaaaacaacaacaaacaaacaaacaataaatataaatacttttaacaaccttttaactggttttatgaaatttgcctcgcaatgcaaaaacaaaaaaaatagatttaaaacaacaaccTCTGAACTAAAGCATCATCAGAAAGTTTTCATGGTAGAGATGTGATATactgcaaaaattacagtattcaTTTGTTACTTATTGACCCTATAGGCTTGCCGTATCTTGAATACGCTGCGCATGCTTGGTAAGGTGCTTACATCTCCTCATGTGCTGACTGTGATGAATGATGTCTCCTTAGCTTGCCAGTAAAGTTGTTAAATGTGTGCAACCACCTCGTTATTGGAAATACACCACAAGAGACCATACTGCTGCTACAAGTGTGGGAAAGCGTTTTTACTGTGGCATGTCTATAGAAACCACCAATGAAGCCATGGTTGACAAGAACCAAACAGTTTGACGATTGTGaggaaaaactttaaaacatcacaaaactaAACCCACCGAGCATTTTTCGGTCTAAAAGATGTCTAAATGACGTCTAAATGTTCCTTAGACGTCTAGTGTAAAATCGGTCTATCAGAGGTCTAAAAGTGAACGTTTTTTAGACGTCTAAATTTTAGACGTTTATCCGACGTTCATGCTTATACTGAATATAAACCTAGGTATATACTTAGACGTTTATTAGACGTCTATTAGCGGTCTAGTCTAAATTTAGACGTctaaaaaactttcatttttagacCTCTTGCAGACCAATTTTAGGCATAAATCCTAAATTTAGACGtttaaaaaactttcatttttagacCTCTGGTATACCCATTTTAGACTAGGTCTAACAGACGTTTAATAGACGTCTATTAGACctataaaaaaaagtcagtggttTCCTATCAATACTGTAATACACTGACAATCATTAATGCATACTTTTCCCCAAATTCTAATAAATAAGAATTTgtcaatttataaaaaatattcacaataaaaattTAACTAGCAAAAAAATGTACTGTAGACCAAAATctctcacaaaaacaaaaaaaaaagtctaaatgagAAATTACCTGCAATTCTTACCTTGATGTACTCCAAGGATGTCCCGACTATTTCGCCAATGCGTCTCTTTCTGGACCTTTCACAGTACATTTTTAATCTAATGTCATGctttttcataatttaacaCTAATCTACATTTGTCATCAGTAGACTGGAATTGCAGTTACAGTACATTATTCATTCAGAATACAACCATTACAATCATGGACTtggcattatttttctttaatgttacACAAATAGAACATAAATTTAAACCTTGAACttggaaaaattaaaacaatgcaaaataaactgaacaaaatattagacaatataagagtggaaaaatgtaaaaaaacaacaacaaacaaacaaacaataaatataaatacttttaacaaccttttaactggttttatgaaatttgcctcgcaatgcaaaaacaaaaaaaatagatttaaaacgtttgtttttaaaaaaaacacttgtttttaaagaactttgtggggcttttagaaaaaaattcagAAGAGGGAAGTTCTGTCTTTCCTGtagcccccccccccaccagtcgtgggaggatgaggaggagttgaCAGACATCTGGAAGAGAAGACATGACAATCAAACAGATTAATAATAATCACGTCTGTGTGTCttacagtggagtagtggttagcactttggccttgtagctagaagatccctggttcaaatcccggcctgggatctttctgcatggagtttgcatgttctccctgtgcatgcgtgggttttctccgggtactccggcttcctcccacagtccaaaaacatgctgaggttaattggttactctaaattgtccgtaggtgtgagtgtgagtgtgattgtgtgtctgtatatgtagccctgtgacagactggtgacctgtccagggtgtcccctgccttcacccgagtcagctgggatagactccagcaccccccgccccccatgaaatattctgacattttcactgcagcgttcttcacctcctcctctacTTTCACACCAAAACTGTATCCCTTAAACAGTCCTGGCTCTGTAGAGTGTAAATGGTGCATAAATAATGAGTGTTTTGATCTAAAACCATCTGTAATCACAGTTAAATGTTTACTAGTGACACAAGATggcttaataaataaaaagcataatGTTGCAAAAGCTAGGAAAATTAGACATCTTTTGAGAAGTGTCACCTGTCAGGCAAGTTAAGGAACCACGGTTTGACAAACATCAGAGACataatgaaaagagaaaaaaaaatctataaaacagTAGAATATAATAAAGCAAGAACATCAACAACCAGggaaactaaaaacaaacaagttctTGTGAGATGTACATATAGCAAAGATTTAAATTGTCCAAACGATGTTGTATTTCGAATGGCTGAAGGTAGGTTATTCCAGTCGCTTGGTGCCTTAAACTGAAATGCTCTTTGACCAGTATTCTTATTTGCATTAGATATAGTAAAAGTAAAGCAACGAGTACTTtgcaagaaataaacagaagtaACAGGAACCAGAAATCGCTTAAGATACAAAGGAcaatagaaataaatacatttaaaaatgaacagaatcCAGTGATATTGGCGTCTTTCATAGGGCTGCAACCAAttaagttcattaaacaaaaaacagtgatgAGTTCTATAAGGACATTTAAGAATAAATCGACACAACGAATTAAAGAGTACATTAAGTGGCTTAAGATACAAGTCATGAGTATTCTGATATATGGTATCAGTGTAATCAATAATTGGAAGAACTAGTTGAgtgattatttgttttctgacttcctgTGTGAAACAGCTAGCATCCCTATAGAGAGGATTTAAAGTTGCATAAGTTCGCTTAATAATGTAGTCTATATGAGGTTTGAAACAAAGTTCGGGATCAAGCCAAAGTCCTAGATATTTAACAGAGTCAACTTTTTGTACAAATGAGCCATTACTATATGCAATACGTAAATCTGGAGAAGTTAGCAGATTCTTATGAGTGCCAAAAAGCATACAGcatgattttttcaaattaagTGCAAGCTTATTTTTTACTAACCAGTTTTGGATCAAATTAAAATCTGATTGTAGCTGATTCTGCAAGAAAGAAAGATTCGAACTACAATAATAAAGCACGgtatcatctgcgtataaattTATTGCGCATGTTGTAACAATATTTGGAAGATCGTTTATGAATATCGAAAATAGCAAAGGACCAAGTGTGGAGCCTTGAGGTCCTCCTTTTTCAACTATGCTTCCTTGAGCACCATTAAAAATAACATACTGTTTCCTATTATGAAGATAAGAACTAAACCATAAGACTGCATCAGTACTGAGACCTATTGCATGAAGCTTATCAAGAAGCAATTAGTGGTCAACTAAATCAAATGCTTTGGACAAATCTAAAAAGATTGATCCCACAAACTGATTATGATCAAAGGATGAGAATAAATCATTAACAAATTTCATCAAGGCTGTGATGGTTGAGAAACCAGATGTAAAACCGGACTGAACAGGGGATAAAATGTTACATGAATTAATGAACTGATATAACTGGTTAAAGATAATTTTTTCAAATACTTTGGCTACAGAATAAATAATTGATATTGGGCGGTAGTTATTAAGATCAGTTGTATCTCCTCCTCTGAAAATGGGGGTAACTCGAACAATTTTCCATACAGAGGGAaatgaacatgtttttattgacaAGTTAAACAAGTCAGCCAGTGGAAACATAAGCACATGTGCAGCAATTTTGAGAAGTTTGACATCAAAACCAATGCTGCCAATGACAGCTCCAGCTGCTGCGCTGTAAGCGCGCCACCTGTATGtaggaaatgaggaaaaaaagaaaagaagagacatTTGGTGAGGGTGGCCGAgggtaaaatggaaaaaaaaggttcGTTAAACAAAATGAAGCCTCCAAGGTTGggaaaattcaatttgagaaggaacctgaaaaaaacaaacccgcaACAGACAAAGCATAACACTAGACAAGGTTAACTGGGGTAAGGGTGAAGGGTAATGGGACGGGAGCTCAGCTCAGTAGTCAGTCActcatccagctgctgctgccatggcGGCGCGCTGCATGCATGGGATTCCAACCCCTGTGCGTTGCTGTTGGGAAGCTGCTGGTGGCGGCCTTGGATGGGGGGAATGGGCTTGTGTGTGCGAATGTgagtccaagtgtgtgtgtgagcgttaGCCAGTCTCCTTCCGTCCCAGACCCCCCCGATGTCTCAGTTCGGGTGGAAGCGATAACACGGCAGGTTGCCATAGAGACGTCCTCGGATGGGCCAGACAGAAGTCAACAGGTGTCGTTGGGagagtgtgtgtggggggggggggtttagGAAAGCAATCTCTTGGCCGTGGAAGCTTCCAGAGGAGTTTGTTATTATTCCAGGGGCGCCGAATTGTTATCAGTATCCTTTTGTTTAGTCGAAGTAGAGGAGCATTTTCCCTCTCCCTCTGGCCGCTCTCAACTGTCAGACGTCGGCTGTGGCTAAACGCATCCTGATGGCATCCACTCTGCGActcaaatcaacagtcacacCAAGCAAATTGTCTATCTTACGTTTGAGTTCGTCAACCCGATCACCAGCACCCTTGATCCTGtcatcaaaaatctgaatatgtAGACATCTTCAACGTCCTCCACAGATAGGGGTGCCAGGCACATGATCCCTCGCCACTTCCCCCACGAATCGATCACATACCCCGAGGCAAAAACTCCCATCTGGGCAGGTGGGTTCCCCTAAACCCGTGCTCTTTGTCCCGACAATCTTGTCAATCGCGTTGAGAGACCAGCTAATCAATTCCATGATCGGTGTTTCGAAGGTCCAGTGCCAATAGATCACTTCAAGACAGACGGACGAGACGAGACAAAGTATGCAGCAAGCAGAAAACATAAGGGTGTAGGGGGAGAAAGAGcacagagagagacggagagaagaAAAGTGCGACCGCCTCCTTCAAGGGGCAAGGGCAGAAGAACCTTGGGGACGTCATCAGGAGGCACAGCATCAGCTTCCAcagttatgctgatgatacGCAGCTGGACATCGCCGTGTCTCCTGAAGACACAGGGCCAATTGATGCCCTTTTGCACTGTATCTTAGACATCAACTCATGGATGGCAGCAAACTTCCTGCAGCTCAACCAGGATAAAACAGAGGTTTTAGTTATTGGTCCTGaaggccagagagagaaaattttaccaaagttacaggattttaaaccctcaaaatcagtaaaaaatctgggcgtgatttttgactctgagctcacttttattccacacatcaaaaacataacaaaaatagGTTTTTACCATCTCAAGaacatagccagagtccgcccgttcctctctcaggccagtacggaggtgctgatgcatgcttttatctcctgtcgtttagattactgtaatgccctgctctctggtcttcctaaAAAGAGCATGCATAACTTACAATTATTACAAAATTCAGCTGCACGTGTGCTGTTGAGGACCAGAGGGCGGGAGCATATTACACCTATCTTaaaatcgctgcattggctccccgtgtgcttcaggatcgattttatggttcttttattagtttataagTGTCTTAAcggtcttgggccttcttatttgtctgcactacttttattttttcaaccctcgcggaccctgaggtcctctggtgcTGGCTTTTTAACGATACCACAAGTTAGAACTAGAACACACGGGGAGGCGGCATTCAGTTATTATGGCCCCTGATTGTGGAACACCCTCCCAGAGAACCTCAGGGCCGCAgagaatgttgatgtttttaaaaaagaggctcaagacccatctttttaatcaggcttttaactgactcattttaactCTTTATAATTTCTTAAGCTGACctctattcttacatttttattactattttatatataaattttactttatacattttattcttttatactCAGTTTTAGTTTCCATatcttttattttgatttactgttttagtccctcatttctccagtgtttcctcctggggGCCTACCACACCTGGAGTTGATTCTGGTCCACTGATGGGGGTGCTGGCCCGTGGATGGCCCTGGCCCGGGTGGTTGGAGAGCTTTACACCTTCGTGTGGAGCCTCTTGTCTGCCTGGGctggggtggtccttgtgtcggcgCCCCTGCAGTCATGGTCCATGACTCCTCTTGGTGTGTGTGGCCCCCAAAGGTAGCTTCTTCCTCACCTCGGATTTCGGTGCCCAGCCACATCTCCTCTATACCTCTTACCAacagatggtgtatgtgggtgtgtgtatgttggtatgtttgtgtgtgtgggtctgtatgtctgttcgtatgtctacgtatgtgtgtgaatgtacatgtgattgtgtatctgtgtgtatatttgtggggGGTGGAAGGTTTCGGGTTTTTTatagtgttttatattgtgttatttttgtttttatcctctgtgaggcactttgtgttgctatactgtatgaaaagtgccatataaataaagttgatttgatttgatttgatttagtgACGGGTATATATTGGTGTCATCGGGCTTTAGTGACAGGTATATATGGGTGTCATCGGGCTTTAGTGACGGGTATATATTGGTGTCATCAAGCTTTAGTGACAGGTATATATTGGTGTCATCGGGCTTTAGTGACGGGTATATATTGGTGTCATCAAGCTTTAGTGACGGGTATATATGGGTGTCATCGGGCTTTAGTGACGGGTATATATGGGTGTCATCAAGCTTTAGTAACAGGTATATATTGGTGTCATCGGGCTTTAGTGACAGGTATATATTGGTGTCATCAAGCTTTAGTGACGGGTATATATTGGTGTCATCGGGCTTTAGTGACAGGTATATATGGGTGTCATCAAGCTTTAGTGACGGGTATATATGGGTGTCATCGGGCTTTAGTGACGGTATATATGGGTGTCATCGAGCTTTAGTGACTGGTATATGTGGGTGTCATCGAGCTTTAGTGACGGGTATATATGGGTGTCATCGGGCTTTAGTGACGGGTATATATGGGTGTCATCGAGCTTTAGTGACGGGTATATATGGGTGTCATCGGGCTTTAGTGACGGGTATATATGGGTGTCATCAGGCTTTAGTGACGGGTATATATGGGTGTCATCGAGCTTTAGTGACGGGTATATATGGGTGTTATCGGGCTTTAGTGACGGGTATATATGGGTGTCATCAGACTTTAGTGACGGGTATATATGGGTGTCATCGAGCTTTAGTGACGGGTATATATGGGTGTCATCGGGCTTTAGTGACGGGTATATATGGGTGTCATCAGGCTTTAGTGACGGGTATATATGGGTGTCATCGAGCTTTAGTGACGGGTATATATGGGTGTTATCGGGCTTTAGTGACGGGTATATATGGGTGTCATCAGACTTTAGTGACGGGTATATATGGGTGTCATCAGGCTTTAGTGACGGGTATATATGGGTGTCATCGGGCTTTAGTGACGGGTATATATGGGTGTCATCAGGCTTTAGTGACTGGTACATATGGGTGTCATCGGGCTTTAGTGACTGGTACATATGGGTGTCAACGGGCTTTAGTGACTGGTATATACGGGTGTCATCGAGCTTTAGTGACGGGTATATACGGGTGTTAAAGGGCTTTAGTGACGGGTTAATACGGGGGTCATCTGGCTTTAGTGACTGGTATATACGGGTGTTAAAGGGCTTTAGTGACGGGTATATACGGGTGTCATCTGGCTTTAGTGACTGGTACATATGGGTGTCATCGGGCTTTAGTGACTGGTACATATGGGTGTCATCGGGCTTTAGTGACTGGTATATACGGGTGTCATCGAGCTTTAGTGACGGGTATATACGGGTGTTAAAGGGCTTTAGTGACGGGTATATACGGGTGTTAAAGGGCTTTAGTGATGGGTTAATACGGGGGTCATCTGGCTTTAGTGACTGGTATATACGGGTGTTAAAGGGCTTTAGTGACGGGTATATATGGGTGTTAAAGGGCTTTAGTGACGGGTATATACGGGTGTTAAAGGGCTTTAGTGACGGGTATATACGGGTGTCATCGAGCTTTAGTGACTGGTACATATGGGTGTCATCTGGCTTTAGTGACTGGTACATATGGGTGTCATCTGGCTTTAGTGACTGGTATATACGGGTGTCATCGAGCTTTAGTGACGGGTATATATGGGTGTTAAAGGGCTTTAGTGACGGGTATATATGGGTGTCATCGGGCTTTAGTGACTGGTATATATGGGTGTCATCGGGCTTTAGTGACGGGTTAATACGGGTGTCATCTGGCTTTAGTGACTGGTATATACGGGTGTTAAAGGGCTTTAGTGACGGGTATATATGGGTGTCATCTGGCTTTAGTGACGGGTATATATGGGTGTTATCGGGCTTTAGTGACGGGTATATATGGGTGTCATCGGGCTATAGTGACGGGTATATACGGGTGTCATCGGGCTATAGTGACGGGTATATACGGGTGTCATCGGGCTTTAGTGACGGGTATATACGGGTGTCATCGGCGTGGCGGTAAAAGTATATCTTCATGTTTTGGGAAGATGGTGAACAAAAAGGAGCatttagagcaggggtcggcaacctttaacactcaaagagccattttgacCCATTTCCGACAGAAAACagcgggagccgcaaaatccttttggcatttaaaatgaagacaacactgcatatatcgcttttttacctctatgcccttgttaatcagtcgtaattaaataattacaaagcctctaattagatagattcatttttttaagctgtgtccttccactaatatttatcttacttggttaatgttatttttgctcctggacctcatatgttatgtaatgttagctggaaatcaatattttgcgaatatTGCAATATTGAATATCGCAATGTTTTGCGAAAGTCTATttaactcgctttcaaagcaaatagttactctggatggcatcacattggcctccagtactactgtgaggaatcttggagttatttttgaccaggacatgtcctttaactcacacataaagcaagtctgtaggacttccttttttcacctgcgtaatattgtaaaaatcaggaacattctgtctcagagtgatgcagaaaaattagttcatgcttttgttacttccaggcttgactattgcaattccttattattgggttgtccaaatagctctctcaaacatctacagttgatccaaaacgctgctgcgagagtactgacaggagttagcaaaagagatcatatttcccctatacttgcttctcttcactggcttcctgttaaatccagaatagaatttaaaatccttcttctgacatataaagctcttaataaccaatctccatcatatattaaagatctgatagtaccttattatcctagtagaactcttcgctctcaagctgcaggcttacttgttgttcctagaatttctaaaagtagaatgggaggcagagccttcagttatcagctcctctcctgtggaacctgctcccagtttgggttctggaggcagacaccctctctatttttaagaccaggcttaaaacgttcctttttgacaaatcttatagttggggctgactgggtgacccacaggggttcggcttgtgtcttcattgcacagctgactccctcttggacgtcccttcgttctgcctctagtcatgctgctataggcctataggctgctgggggacttctcttgatgcactgagcccttctctatctacctttacatttaatatgtataccgttattgcagtacattcactctgtttccccctgtgctatttctctgagtgtccctggtcccagagctggatgcttcagatctgtggttgatgttccaccagctggtccagtctccatcatgtccactgtgggatgctgctgctgaccttcctccagccctctgcttccaactccccttttccaccagtcaactctgcatcgccttcactatactgttatgctaacttacatactgtttgaattttactgctagctatatatggagtatgtttaatgtcagagccgtacatcatcagagtaaactatgagtcagttttcaatgttagcttatactttgtctgtgtcacatatcctgtcatgcatgtatccaaatgtgtgttgtgttttccttgctttcccacccctccctcttctcccatccctcccctttgccctcctctgtccttctcaacccccccggccagcaggcagatgggtcccccctatatagagccgggttctgctcgaggtttcttccctgttaaaagggtgttttcttgccactgtctcctttgggctgctctgggggtcaggcatatgggttctgtaaagtgtcttgagacgatttgactgtaattgacgctatataaataaaattgaattgaattgaattgaattgaattgaacttgtaaaatctatttatcttaagctaataacttttctccggtaagtgcTGCCcgattttccaagacgacactcctctgactctctgacctgctgcctggatgctggacgtgttCTTGCGAGGAACGTGTATTAacatagacatatataaagagtagacgccacTTGggctgctgcgcagcgagaaatacggccgccatcttggttcggtcagccgctccactcagcgctgtttgacagcgcatttaatccatctgaactctgaatattaaactgattttcacgcgttttttatttttatttttttgctgcaaacgtcatacatgtagctatgatacaggacaaatggttcggcgtattttaatattcatagtgggAATAATAGAtcataataataggtaatagaatattctgatattaagctcgactgtagacaggtatgttgcaaacactgtacacacacacacactaatatatgtcagagaagcagataatagcagtaaagtcaattattttaataatttgaagagacaatgattacgctatatatacatgtataaacaaaatactgactgatGAACacatatctatatatatatatatagatatatatatatagatatatataatcactttagatatttttaggattttttggaagattattattcatttttcaaaaatatttacaaattttagatttttaaaaaaattatttcttgccaaatttggggaattttttaaagttaatcTTTGAAGGAAACTTTCAAGGATTTTTTCCtgaaatttttgtaaattttttttatataaatttggggaattttttggtgCTGAAAATatggacaacaggagggttaagacacctaagcttgacaatcctggtacaGTGTAGCTTAacataagttttccagctaattttaagatctcagtgttataaatatatctatttcaagaaatcttaccaagccattttcacgTGTTCTATTGGcaaatttttttcacttatttcaaggtaaaagttccttgcaataagtttttttcttttttgagaggggcattttttccagtgggCATGTAGTTTAATAACCTCAAGTGAGTTATCATGCAGAGTTTAGAAGTTCACCCTTTAGTCCTCTCGTTGAGTCTGGAGTATGATCACAGCTGTTGAGATGTTGTTGAGAAGTCTTTTCCAAATGTCCGAATATTTTTCAGCCTTTTACATATCACATCCATAAAGGAGGATATCAGTCATTGCGACTATACTGTTAAGAGGACATGAACTCTCTAATTATTGAAGTAACATCACAATATGGCGACAGGAAGTCAGGCAAAAACTGGATTACTTCCAGGAATGTCATAAGTTGTTGTAGTTTGATTAATTATTGTTGCATGTA encodes:
- the LOC127533120 gene encoding uncharacterized protein LOC127533120; translated protein: MYQSLKPDDTHMYQSLKLDDTRIYPSLKPFNTRIYPSLKPFNTHIYPSLKPFNTRIYQSLKPDDPRINPSLKPFNTRIYPSLKPFNTRIYPSLKLDDTRIYQSLKPDDTHMYQSLKPDDTHMYQSLKPDDTRIYPSLKPFNTRIYQSLKPDDPRINPSLKPFNTRIYPSLKLDDTRIYQSLKPVDTHMYQSLKPDDTHMYQSLKPDDTHIYPSLKPDDTHIYPSLKPDDTHIYPSLKSDDTHIYPSLKPDNTHIYPSLKLDDTHIYPSLKPDDTHIYPSLKPDDTHIYPSLKLDDTHIYPSLKSDDTHIYPSLKPDNTHIYPSLKLDDTHIYPSLKPDDTHIYPSLKPDDTHIYPSLKLDDTHIYPSLKPDDTHIYPSLKLDDTHIYQSLKLDDTHIYRH